The segment GAGTGAACGGGCTTTGCAATCGCAGCTCCATGGGTTCCCGTTCAGCCTGAGGAACTCCAGGGCTCCCAAGTGGGCCAGGCAGTCCCCCTGCAGCTCTGAGAGGCTGTTATTGAACAGGAAAAGAGTGGTCAATCTTCGAAGGTCGTGAAAAGCCCGCCTATGAATCCACTGCAGCTGATTTTGATGGATGAGCAACCGATCCAGGTTTATTAGTCCCCTGAATGTGTTCTGATGGAGGCTCCAGAGCTTGTTTCCATGGAGAAAAAGATGGCTGAGGTTAACCAAGTCAACAAAAATATCATCCTGAAGGAACTCGATGTGGTTGTCTTGCAGGTAAAGGTATTGCAGGTTGTGGAGGCCACCGAATATCCCGCTGGGGAGGGAGCTCAGCCCGCACTTGTACAGATACAAGGCATGGAGTTTTACCAGCCCTTGGAAAGTGTCTGCAGCTAAAGCCCTTAAGTAGCGGTTGTCCCCCAGGTCCAGCTCTTCCAGGTTGACGAACCCATCGAAGGTGTTGGGGTCAATGAAGGTGATGTTATTGGAGTAGATCCAGAGGGTGACCATGGAGGGGCTGAAGTGACCCCGCAGCAGCAAGGTGATCTGGTTGTTCTGGAGGAAGATCCTCTCACTGTCCTCGGGGATACCCTCGGGGATGGTGACGAAGTTGTGAGCCTGGCAGCTGACAGTCATGGGTGATGGGTAGCAGACGCAGTCAGTGGGGCAGCCCAGGGCGCTGGGCAccttcagccccagcagcaccagcagcagctctgcaaaaccCCCTGtgcagagagagggggagagtGGCGTCAGCGGGGACTATTCAGGGTGAAAACCACCCCCAATTAGCTCAGCCCTCCTCCCTGCTCATGAATTACCCACGCTACGATGAGTAGTAAACCGCGGTAGTTTAAAGGCGCTGCGTGGAGTACTCCCTGCCTCCTTGCCCTGCCCATAGCAGGCAGGCAGttggtgctcccagccccaggcaggcaggagaaaCTTTCACAGTAAGAATTCCCACAGGCAGCGAAGCCCCTTGCCTGCAGACAGGCAGCACAGTTGGAGGAAACAGCGTCATACAAAGAGCAAACAGAGGAGA is part of the Calypte anna isolate BGI_N300 chromosome 19, bCalAnn1_v1.p, whole genome shotgun sequence genome and harbors:
- the RTN4RL1 gene encoding reticulon-4 receptor-like 1, producing the protein MLRQGGFAELLLVLLGLKVPSALGCPTDCVCYPSPMTVSCQAHNFVTIPEGIPEDSERIFLQNNQITLLLRGHFSPSMVTLWIYSNNITFIDPNTFDGFVNLEELDLGDNRYLRALAADTFQGLVKLHALYLYKCGLSSLPSGIFGGLHNLQYLYLQDNHIEFLQDDIFVDLVNLSHLFLHGNKLWSLHQNTFRGLINLDRLLIHQNQLQWIHRRAFHDLRRLTTLFLFNNSLSELQGDCLAHLGALEFLRLNGNPWSCDCKARSLWEWLHRFRGSSSSVICESPEQMHGKDLKVLRAEDFRNCSGSESLHQIKTHTFSTADRGASKTHHPHHSSKEKGKENSLHSSQPAAPPGSRPGYRKPGKNCTSHKSRNRTSKPIPLGPRKNGQEIPDYVPDYQHKFSFGVMPTFPPKRKGKCTRRTPIRPPSGVQQAAGCSGLRASLLVFMMVLAAVIR